Part of the Desulfovibrio desulfuricans genome, CAGGAGGATAGTTATCCACAATGGCTTTGAGTTCTTCAAAACCCGTTGTGTACCTTTCTATGAACTCCCTGTCCGCAAGCCCCTCGTTAATGATGACGTTCATCAAGGCATTGACGAAGGCCACATTGGAACCGTTTTTCAGGGGAACATGCAGGTCGGCGATGCGCGCAGTTTCAATCTTGCGCGGATCACAGGCAATGATGGTTGCCCCTTTTTCTTTCGCCTTTACCACCCTGCGGGCGATAATGGGGTGCGAATCCGCCGGATTCCACCCAAAGATGAACAAGCATTTAGTGTCTTCAATCTCCACAATGGAGTTGCTCATTGCGCCATTGCCGACCGATTGTTGCAGACCTGCAACGGATGGGCCGTGTCAGACCCGCGCGCAGCAGTCGACATTATTGGTGCCGAGAGCCGCGCGGGCGAATTTTTGCATTATGTAGTTGGTTTCGTTGCCGGTGGAACGGGAAGAACCGGATACCATGATGGAATCGGGGCCAAATTCTTCCTTGATGGCCATAAGACGCGACGCAGTGTAGTCGATGGCCGTATCCCAGGACACAGCCTCAAACTCGCCGCCACGCTTGCGGCGGATCATGGGGTTTTTGACTCTGGGGGTCAGGATCTTGGTGTCGTTGATAAAATCCCAGCCATACAGACCCTTGAGGCACAAGGCCCCCTGGTTGGTCAGGCCGTTGGCGCCTTCTGCGCCAACCACGCGGCCATTCTCAACCAGCAGGTTGATCTTGCAGCCCGAAGCGCAGTACGGGCAGACTTCTATTACTTTTTTCATGATAACCTCTTGTATTCATTTTAACAGCGGCGAGCACTCCGCTGCTCTGGCAGGCATGTTGCGCCACATTTCAATCAGGGGCAGGTGTAACAGCACCAATGACCGCTTACTGAAATGCTGCTGTTCCTGCGGGCTGCACTTTTTCATCCTCCACCACGAACAACACATCGGTGGGGCAGGCCCGCACGCAGGAGGGGCCTTCGGGCACGCTGGCGCACAGATCGCATTTTTGCGCCAGGGCCTTGCGGCTGAATCCCATCGGTTTGCCGCATACTGTACGGCGCACCTTGTGGCTTGTGACCCGCATGACCCCATAAAGGCAGGCCATGATGCAGGCCTTGCAGCCTATGCACTTGTGCCGCAGCACGGTGACGCTCTCGCTGTCGGCAACAATGGCCCCGCAGGGGCAGGCCGATGCGCATGGGGCGTCCTCGCACTGGCGGCAGGCAACCGGAGTGCTGATGTCTTCGTGCTTCAGGATGGCGACTCTGGCTTTGAAGTCAGAGGCGGTCATGTCTTCAATACGCAGTTCACTGTGCGCCAGGGCGCAGGCTATCTCACAGGTGCGGCAGCCTATGCAGCGCCCTGGATTGGCCGCTATGCGTTTTTTCATAGAAAGCCCTTGCTTGTTTTACGGCTCGACGTGGGGCCGGCCAGTATTCGTTAAAATGCAACAAGAATGCCAGTATGTTGCAAAAATGATCTGGTATTTTGCATTGTTACGATTGATGTAAAAACCGTGTACGCGCAGGTTCGTCAAAAGTGTCGAGCTGTCGAATGTTAAACTTGTGTGAAATTTATAACAATCGCTATTACTCCAGACAGTTAGCCGAATTGGCCCTGTTTCGTCATTTTTGACGAAGGATCAGGCCAGCCAGGGAATGTCGCCTAGGCCGTCCGCCAGCCCCGCATGAATACGCTCCACCGCATGCTGCACAGCATCGGTAACAGGCAGACAAAAGCCCACTTCCTGCGGCTGGATGCCCAGAAATACAACCTGTTCAATCTCCCGCTCCAGTTCGTCCATAATGAAGGAGAGGGGCATGTTGTGCGTGCTGGCTATACCCATGGAGCGAATGCGCTCCTTGTCCACAAAGCGCATCTCACCGGGGGCAAGCCCGAGGGTGGCAACGTCCACAATGAGCAGACGCCGGGGCTTCATGGCTTTGACCGAGTAGGTGACGTTTTCAGGCATGGAGCCGCCGTCCACCACAGTCCAGCCCGGCACAGGGTTTGCCTCCATGCGTTCGCACAAAAGCGGGCCTGCGCCGTCATCGCCCATGAGGCTGTTGCCCACGGTCAGCACCACATTGCAGTCTTGGGGGGCGGGGGCTGTCATTCCATCCTCCGGGGCAGTTGCACCATGAGGTAGAGCGCAGGCTCGCGCTGAATGGCGGCCAGTTGCTCCATGAGTACAGCGCTCCAGCCCTTGTATGGCTCGTCCATGCCGGGCATGGCTTCGGCAAAAGCCTTGCCCAGCATGCCCGCATGGTTCGCGTCAATATGGATTTCGCCAAAGGTCAGCAGGCCGCTCATCTTGCGGCGGGCCTCACCTTCCGGCAGCAGGCCCACCCATGCTTCGTAGGCGTCCTTGGGGCATTCCAGCACTTTGACGAGGCAGTCGATAACTCCCACGTGATGCCCGATGGCAAGGGAGTAGTACATGACCTGCTTGGTAGCGTCAGACTCGGGAAGATCCTTCTGCGTATCCAGAAACTTTCGCCGCAGCGCGTGGAAGCTGACCACCTCAGTCATGGTAGATCCCCTGATCCTGCTCAACGTTCAGGCTGTCGAAAAACACTTCGCGCAGGCGGAAGAGAATTTCCGTCAGGCGGGGGTCTTCGGCATCGCGAATCCATTTTTGCAGGTTTGCTTCAAGGGCGGCGGTGCTTCCGGCCTCAAGGCACTGGAAGAACCTGTCGCTGATTTCCCTGCCCTGGCGGTAGCCAGCCAGCAGACGCGCCTCGCGTTCAATCCGCACGCGGATGTCGAGCGGGGCATCGGGCAGCAGGGGCGCTGGAGCGGCTGCGCCGGATTCCTCGTGATTGCGCTCCTTGAGCTTCTGATCCAGCAGGCCAAGGGCCATGGCAAAGCCATAGATCGTAGCCTGCGGGGTTGGCGGGCAGCCGGGAATGTACACGTCAATGGGCACAATCTTGTCGCTGCCGCCCCACACGGAATACATGTCGTGGAAGATGCCGCCGCTGCACCCGCAGGCACCGTAAGAGACGCATATCTTGGGGTCAGGCGCGTTGTGAAAGGCGCGCAGGGCGGGCATGCGCATGGCGCGGGTAACAGCGCCCGTGAACAGCAGAATATCTGCATGGCGGGGCGAAGGAACCACCTTGATGCCGAAACGCTCGGCATCAAAAATGGACGTGATGGACGCGAAGATTTCAATTTCGCAGCCGTTGCAGCCGCCGCAGTCGATGCGGTATACGTAGGCGGAGCGCTGAATGCGCTGCAAAAGCGCTCCCTTGAGCGCGGCTATGGAATCCTCAACGCTGACGGGTTCGGTTTTGTAGTGCGAGATACCGGGCGCGTAGGCATAGGGAACGATGGACATGGCTATACCTCCTGCCGGGGCTTGAGGCCGAGGGTCTGCTTGCGCTTGCACTGGGGGCAGGTTTCAAACTGCCGCCTCTGGTCGGGGTCTTCCTCCGTAACGCCGTCAGCCTGCATGGTCAGGGCCAGCGCGTAGTCCACCTCTTTTTGCGGGGCAAAGGGGGTGCCGCACTGGCGGCAGTGGCACAGGCTGAAGGTGCAGCGTTCATAAAGGTCGTCCTTGCGCATGACGGCAAGTTCAAACTCCTGCGAGAGGCGCAAGGCCCTGGTGGGGCAAACCTCTTCGCAGCGACCGCAAAAGATGCAGCGCCCGGCGCAAAACTGCCAGGTGCGCACGCCCTTTTCCAGATCGGTTTCAATAGTCAGGGCATTGGGCGGGCAGGCGATGGCGCAGGCCGCACAGGCAATGCAGCGCTTGGGGTCATATTCCGGCTTGCCGCGGAAAGTGGGCGTGAATTCGGCAGGCGCGAAGGGATACTTGATCGTTACCTCGCCTGCATCACGGACTATTTTGAGTAATTTCAGCATGACAGCGCCTCCTCAAGCATGTTGCGCATGTGCATGGCCGCCGTAGCGGCGCAACGCCGGGCCGCCCGTATGACGGGGGCCGTACTGCGCTGCCGCGCGCGGTTCTGGTGGATGTTCGTGGTTTTCATACGCGTTGCCACATGCTTCAGGGCAGAGGTGAATGTTTGCGGTCAATGCCGTACTGCTCAAAGTCTTGATACGATACGGTCTTGGCCTTCTTTTTGCGCACATCCACAAGGGTGACGCGGTCTGTGCAGGAATAGCAGGGGTCAAGGCTGCCGATGATGAGGGCGGCGTCCGAAACCGTATTGCCGCGCAGGGCGTAGCGCAGCACCGGCCAGTTGGCGTAGGTGGCCGCGCGGCAGCGCCAGCGGAATATCTTCTGGTTGTTGCCGGTCATGCTCCAGTGCACGTCTTCGCCGCGAGGGGC contains:
- the hycI gene encoding hydrogenase maturation peptidase HycI, with product MTAPAPQDCNVVLTVGNSLMGDDGAGPLLCERMEANPVPGWTVVDGGSMPENVTYSVKAMKPRRLLIVDVATLGLAPGEMRFVDKERIRSMGIASTHNMPLSFIMDELEREIEQVVFLGIQPQEVGFCLPVTDAVQHAVERIHAGLADGLGDIPWLA
- a CDS encoding formate hydrogenlyase maturation HycH family protein, with the protein product MTEVVSFHALRRKFLDTQKDLPESDATKQVMYYSLAIGHHVGVIDCLVKVLECPKDAYEAWVGLLPEGEARRKMSGLLTFGEIHIDANHAGMLGKAFAEAMPGMDEPYKGWSAVLMEQLAAIQREPALYLMVQLPRRME
- a CDS encoding formate hydrogenlyase complex iron-sulfur subunit; amino-acid sequence: MLKLLKIVRDAGEVTIKYPFAPAEFTPTFRGKPEYDPKRCIACAACAIACPPNALTIETDLEKGVRTWQFCAGRCIFCGRCEEVCPTRALRLSQEFELAVMRKDDLYERCTFSLCHCRQCGTPFAPQKEVDYALALTMQADGVTEEDPDQRRQFETCPQCKRKQTLGLKPRQEV
- a CDS encoding NADH-quinone oxidoreductase subunit B family protein; translation: MSIVPYAYAPGISHYKTEPVSVEDSIAALKGALLQRIQRSAYVYRIDCGGCNGCEIEIFASITSIFDAERFGIKVVPSPRHADILLFTGAVTRAMRMPALRAFHNAPDPKICVSYGACGCSGGIFHDMYSVWGGSDKIVPIDVYIPGCPPTPQATIYGFAMALGLLDQKLKERNHEESGAAAPAPLLPDAPLDIRVRIEREARLLAGYRQGREISDRFFQCLEAGSTAALEANLQKWIRDAEDPRLTEILFRLREVFFDSLNVEQDQGIYHD
- a CDS encoding 4Fe-4S dicluster domain-containing protein, giving the protein MKKRIAANPGRCIGCRTCEIACALAHSELRIEDMTASDFKARVAILKHEDISTPVACRQCEDAPCASACPCGAIVADSESVTVLRHKCIGCKACIMACLYGVMRVTSHKVRRTVCGKPMGFSRKALAQKCDLCASVPEGPSCVRACPTDVLFVVEDEKVQPAGTAAFQ